In a genomic window of Orcinus orca chromosome 12, mOrcOrc1.1, whole genome shotgun sequence:
- the LOC125960667 gene encoding LOW QUALITY PROTEIN: uncharacterized protein LOC125960667 (The sequence of the model RefSeq protein was modified relative to this genomic sequence to represent the inferred CDS: inserted 3 bases in 2 codons; substituted 2 bases at 2 genomic stop codons), producing the protein MGQTMTTPFSLTLSHWTEVRARAHNFSVEVKKGKWQTLCASEWPTFQIGWPPEGSFLLDKIRLLKSKIFNIGPHGHPDQVPYVLVWEDLILSPPPWVRPFVSSTGTSAHTSAASEILALKKNPNTEKLPDAPDPPKAIYPDLQSDLLLLDSPPPYPPAPNPLPPRGPPAPLPSAPRGPSMMKEDRGPSAGTRSRRAISPDSTALPLRKYGPPDGQGNRPLQYWPFSSADLYNWKMHNPTFSENPQALTALIESLVFSYQPTWDDCQQLLQTLLTTEERQRVLLEARKNVLGASGQPTQLPNEIDAGFPLVRPNWDFNAPEGRERLKMYRQALVAGLHGAARRPTNLAKVREVTQGPQESPTVFLERLMEAFRRFTPYDPTSEEHRATVAMAFIDQAAPDIRKKLQRLDGLQGFSVQELVKEADKVYNKRETEXEKEERKQKEQEARERRXDKRQERNLSKILATVVRGGNIGDRNRQEGRTADRRRPLDKDQCAYCKEKGHWARECPKKKNGGRPTRNKILTLEEDDXENQGSNPLPEPRVTLKVEGEPVQFLVDTGAQHSVLLHSKGPISAKRSWVQGATGNKQYSWTTRRTVDLGIGRVTHSFLIIPECPYPLLGRDLLSKVGAQIHFQPEGPTITDSKGRLLQILTMRLEDKYKLYEKPSSLRVNVTDWVTRFPQAWTETAGMGMAKNRPPVLVELKATATPITVRQYPISKEAKDGIRPHIQRLLELGILVRCQSAWNTPLLPVKKPGTNDYRPVPDLREVNKRVADLHPTVPNPYNLLSTLPPQHTWYTVLDLKDAFFCLRLSPLSQPYFAFEWKDPASGISGQLTWTRLPQGFKNSPTIFDEALHQDLALYRESNPQVTLLQYVDDILLAAETQEDCIKGTEKLLTELGTLGYRASAKKAQICQQQVSYLGYLLKGGQRWLTESRKDTVTQIPAPKNARQVREFLGTAGFCRLWIPGFAELAAPLYPLTKNSTPFVWGKKEQRAFDQIKRALLSAPALGLPDVTKPFHLYVAENKGIAKGVLTQKLGPWNRPVAYLSKKLDPVASGWPTCLKIIAAVAVLVKDADKLTLGQNLTITAPHALENVIRQPPDRWLTNARMTHYQALLLNSDRIKFAPATGLNPATLLPDPDLEGSTIIHDCQEVLAAAHGSRPDLTDLPLPDADFTWFTDGSSFLEGGKRRAGAAVVDGKQVIWAAALPQGTSAQRAELIAMTRALEMAENKKVNIYTDSRYAFATAHIHGAIYQQRGLLTSSGREIKNKDEIVALLVALMLPTKVSIIHCPGHQKDNTPITRGNNMADKVAREMASGKVILGLSDKVPEKPDSDKEIIPTTTKGTLSPQQAESMLQQIHRWTHLGTKKMISLLHKTGYGTPGLTKLAEQIVQECVPCQQVNTRENXETGKRLRGDRPGTYWEVDFTKVCPGRYGNKYLLVFIDTFSGWIEAFPTKKETAAVVAKKILEEIFPRFGVPKVIGSDNGPAFVAQVSQDVARYLGTDWKLHCAYRPQSSGQVEKMNRTLKETLTKLSLETGGTDWTVLLPLALFRVRNTPSRYHLTPFEVLYGAPPPLLTLGEEIKPDCQNNTDLYARLLGLQLVQKEIWSQLAEAYQPGTPGETHPFQVGDSVYVRRHRTQTLEPRWKGPYTVLLTTPTAIKVDGIAAWIHASHVKAAPAAASSGWQAQRTDNPLKLKLLRT; encoded by the exons ATGGGACAAACTATGACGACTCCTttttcccttaccctaagccattggaccgaagttcgggccagagcccataatttttcggtagaggtaaagaaaggaaagtggcagactttgtgtgcctctgaatggccaacatttcagataggatggcCCCCTGAAGGATCCTTTTTATTAGACAAGATTAGGCTGCTGAAGTCTAAGATATTCAATATAGGACCCCACGGACATCCAGACCAAGTACCATatgtcttggtctgggaagatttaattctctccccacctccgtgggtccggccctttgtttcctcaacaggtACGTCCGCGCACACATCAGCAGCGTCGGAGATATTAGccctaaagaaaaaccccaacacggaGAAGCTACCCGACGCCCCGGATCCACCGAAGGCGATTTATCCTGACCTGCAGTccgatttgcttcttttggattccccacccccttatcctccggccccaaatcccctaccacctagaggacccccagctccactgccctcgGCACCAAGGGGACCATCCATGATGAAAGAAGACAGGGGTCCCTCAGCGGGCACTAGGAGCCGGAGGGCTATCTCCCCGgactccactgccctacctcttagaaaatatggcccccccgatggccaagggaatagacctctccaatattggcccttttcctctgcagatctttataattggaaaatgcataacccaactttttccgaaaatccacaggcccttaccgctttaatagaatctcttgttttctcctaCCAGCCCACATGGGATGATTGTCAGCAGCTGCTTCAGACTCTCCTAACGACTGAGGAGAGACAACGGGTTCTTTTGgaagccagaaaaaatgtattaggcgCCAGTGGGCAACCTACCCAGCTGCCTAACGAGATTGATGCTGGTTTCCCACTCgtcaggccaaactgggatttcaatgccCCGGAAGGTAGGGAGCGCCTGAAAATGTATCGCCAGGCTCTGGTGGCGGGTCTCCATGGAGCGGCCAGACGGCCCACTAATTTGGCTAAGGTAAGGGAAGTaactcaggggccccaggaatcgccaactgtgttcctggaacgtttaatggaagcctttagacGCTTTACCCCTTATGATCCAACTTCGGAGGAACATAGGGCTACTGTAGCAATGGCTTTCATTGATCAAGCGGCCCCTGATATTAGGAAGAAATTACAGAGGCTagatggcttgcagggattttcggttcaggagttagtaaaagaggcagataaagtatataacaaaagagaaacaga agagaaggaagaaagaaagcagaaagagcaggaagcccgtGAAAGAAGATGAGATAAGAGACAAgagaggaatttaagtaagatactggCCACTGTAGTCAGAGGAGGAAATATAGGGGATAGAAATAGGCAGGAAGGGCGAACGGCAGACAGAAGGCGACCATTAGACAAGGACCAATGTGCCTACTGTAAAGAGAAAGGACATTGGGCGAGAGaatgccctaagaaaaagaatggaggaaggccaaccagaaacaaaatcttaacattggaagaagaCGACTAGGAaaatcagggctcgaaccctctccccgagccccgggtaactcttaaagtggagggggaacctgttcaatttttggtAGATACCGGAGCCCAGCACTCcgtccttctccactcaaaaggtcctatctcagctaaaaggtcatgggtacaaggagccactgggaataaacaatattcatggaccacacgaaggacagtagatcttgggattggacgagtaacccattcatttttgattattccggaatgcccctatcctttgctgggaagagacttgctctccaaagtgggggctcaaattcacttccaaccagaaggtcccaccataactgacagtaagggaagattactccaaatattgactatgagattggaagataaatataaattatatgaaaaaccttcatctctacgggttaatgtcacagattgggtaactcggttcccgcaagcctggacagaaaccgctggtatggggatggctaaaaatcggcccccagtactagtggaactcaaggcaactgccaccccaataaCGGTTCGTCAATACCCCATAAGTAAGGAAGCCAAAGACGGCATCCGTCCTCACATACAGAGGTTGCTGGAATTGGGCATTCTGGTAAGATGTCAATCCGCGTGGAATACCCCTCTTTTGCCAGTTAAGAAACCGGGAACTAATGATTACCGACCAGTGCCAGACCTGCGTGAGGTAAATAAACGAGTGGCggacctccaccccacagtaccaaatccttataatctcttaagcactcttccgccccaacatacatggtatactgttttggaccttaaagatgcttttttctgtctaagactttctcccctcagccagccCTACTTTGCCTTCGAATGGAAGGACCCAGCATCAGGAATATCTGGCCAACTGACATGGACTCGTTTACCTCAGGGATTTAAGAACTCCCCTACCATCTTCGATGAAGCTCTTCATCAGGACTTAGCGTTATATAGAGAATCAAATCCACAGGTAACGCTACTTCAATATGTTGATGACATCTTATTAGctgctgaaacccaggaagattgtatcaagggaactgaaaaactgttaacagagctcggaaccctgggatatagagcttcagccaagaaagcacaaatatgccaacaacaggtcagttacctggggtacctgttaaaaggggggcaaagatggctcacggagagcagaaaggatacgGTAACCCAAATTCCGGCTCCCAAAAACGCCAGGCAGGTTAGAGAATTTTTGGGGACGGCCGGATTCTGTAGACTATGGATTCCAGGGTTTGCCGAGCTGGCAGCCCCATTGTACCCCctaaccaaaaacagcactcctttCGTTTGGGGCAAAAAGGAACAACGGGCTTTTGACCAAATCAAAcgagctttactttcagctccagccctaggactgccagatgtaaccaaaccttttcatttatatgtggccgaaaataagggcatagcaaaaggagtattgactcagaaattgggtccctggaatcgcccagttgcttatttgtcaaaaaaattgGACCCTGTGGCATCAGGATGGCccacctgtttaaagataatcgctgcagtagccgttctggtcaaagatgctgacaaactaactttaggacaaaatctaacgataacagctcctcatgccctggagaatgtaatccgtcaaccaccggataggtggctaactaatgccaggatgacccattaccaagccctgttgctaaactcagatcgcatcaagtttgctccagccacaggactcaatccagctaccttgctacctgatcccgatttagaaggctccaccatcatccatgattgtcaggaagtgttggctgcagcacacggtagtagaccagatctgacggacctaccccttcctgatgctgattttacttggtttactgatgggagcagtttcctggaaggaggtaagcgtcgggctggggcagccgtggtagacggaaaacaagtcatttgggcagctgcgctaccacaagggacctcagcccaacgagctgaattaattgccatgacaagggcattggagatggcagagaataaaaaggtaaacatctacacggacagtagatatgcatttgctaccgctcatatccacggtgccatctaccaacagagagggttgctaacctcaagtggcagagaaattaaaaacaaagacgaaattgtggctctattggttgcacttatgcttcccactaaagttagcatcattcactgccctggacaccagaaagacaataccccAATAACTAGGGGTAATAACATGGCTGACAAGGTGGCCCGAGAAATGGCATCGGGAAAAGTCATTTTAGGactgtcagataaagttcctgaaaaaccagACAGCGACAAAGAAATCATCCCGACCACAACCAAAGGAActttgtcccctcagcaagcagaatccatgttacaacagattcatagatggacacatctggggactaaaaaaatgatatccctgttacataaaaccgggtacggaacccctggattgacaaaattagctgaacaaattgtacaggaatgtgttccatgtcaacaggtaaatacaagggaaa ttgaaactggaaaaaggctCAGGGGAGACCGCCCCGGAActtactgggaggtggactttACCAAAGTATGTCCTGGAAGGTACGGTAATAAATACCTCCTAgtttttatagatactttttcaggatggatagaagccttcccaacgaagaaagaaacagctgctgtggtagccaagaagatcctagaagaaatttttcctcgATTTGGGGTGCCAAAGGTAATAGGGTCCGACAACGGTCCAGCCTTCGTCGCCCAGGTaagtcaggatgtggccagatatttggggactgattggaaattgcattgtgcatatagaccccagagttcaggtcaggtagaaaaaatgaatagaactctaaaagagaccctaaccaaattgtccttggagactggcggtacagattggacggtgctccttcctttagccctgttccgggttaggaatacaccttcccggtaccatcttactccttttgaggtgctatatggggccccacctccccttctcaccttaggagaagaaataaaaccagactgtcaaaataacactgacttgtaTGCTAGGCTATTGGGACTCCAACTGGTCCAAAAGGAGATATGGTCCCAACTCGCCGAGGCCTACCAACCGGGAACACCGGGAGAAACTCATCCTTTCCAAGTCGGAGACTCCGTATACGTCCGTCGGCATCgaacccagacgttggaacctcgatggaaaggaccatacaccgtcctcctaaccaccccaacggccataaaagtggacggcatcgctgcctggatccatgcttcacacgtgaaagctgcaccagcggcggcatcatcaggatggcaggcccaaagaaccgacaacccgctcaaactcaagcttctacgaacctaa